In uncultured Bacteroides sp., the sequence TACAATGCAAATCCAACCAGCATGATGGCAGCCCTGCGGAATTTTAAAAGAATAGATGCAAAGCACAAGTTCGTAATTCTGGGCGACATGAAAGAATTGGGTGAAAGCAGCATTGAAGAGCATCAAAAAATCGTCGATTTCATCGACAGTTGTCATTTTGAAAGAGTGATTCTTATTGGTGACCAGTTTGCACAAACCACCCATACATATGATACTTACGAAAATATTTCGGAGGTGATTAAAGCAATCAATAAAGACAAGCCTAAAGGATGTTATTTTCTCATTAAAGGTTCAAACAGCATGAAACTGGGATTAATTATTGAGCACCTATAATAGAGGAAAAGAGCGATCAAATCAGAAAAATCTGGGTTTAACAAAGAAATAGGCTATAATCCCGGCAAGTATAACGCCAATGGAATTTGCTGCAAAGTCAAGCCAGTCACCACCTCGGTAAGTAGTGCAATATTCTTGCAAAAGTTCAATACAACCGCTGAATAAAACAGGAAATACTACAGCTCCGATAAAGATATGAGTTATTTTAAATCGGTTAAGGTGGCTTCTCATGTATTCAAGCCAAAATATGCCAGACAGACCAAAATACATGCAGACATGAACCAACTTATCAAAATTATGTACTTGATCAAATGGAGTCTTGGGCGGTTTAAAAAATGAAAGATAAACCACTGTTAGTACTATCAATATAGAAAATGGATATTTTCTGATATTATTAATCATGATTAATTTGTTTAGGTTGATTTACAAAAATACAAAACTTTTTTTATTTTTCATGATTTAAAAAAAGGAATCTAATAACCCTGTAAGAGAAACACAAAATGTGGAAAGACTTTTTCTATTTTACTAAGACCGAGCGTACTGGATTTTATGTACTGGTAGGGCTAATTGGGGTCGCGTTTCTTATTTATTGGGTATTTTCTGTTAGTAATCTATCCACAAAAGTTAGCGAACAAATTGATGAAACAACCTATAAGAAATTTCTGGCCTCAGTGCATCAAAGAGATAAGAACTGGAATTTTAATGATTATTATATCCACAAAAAACAAGAAATAATCCTTGCGCCGTTTGATCCCAACACGGCAGACTCCATAACCTTCGTCCGCTTAGGGATACGTCCCTATATCGCCCGGAATATATTACACTATCGAGCCAAAGGAGGAAAGTTTCGTACTCCGGAATCCTTTGCCAAAGTATATGGTCTTTCACCAGAACAATTCAAACTACTCAAGCCTTATATCACCATCGGCGATAATTATCTGAAGAAAGCAGATTCTCTCCGCCAGTTCATGGCCAAAACAGAACGAGATACTCTTAGATTCTACAAATATCCTGAAGGAACAGTTATCAGTCTGGATGAGGCTGATACTACCGAACTTAAAAAGATTCCGGGAATTGGCAGCGGTACAGCGAAAAGGATTATTGCCTATCGCCAACAACTTGGTGGTTTCTATAAAGTAAGTCAGTTACAGGAAATTTCTCATCTTTCAGCAGAACTGAATAAATGGTTCTTTATCAAAAAAGAGCCAATCCATCGGATAAACCTAAATAAATTTAATATCGAACGCTTAACCTCGCATCCTTACATAAACTTTTATCAGGCAAAAGTAATCGTGGATTACAGAAAGCAAAGGGGAGTTTTAAAAAGCCTCAAGGAGTTGTCTTTATATGAAGAATTCACATCTAAAGACTTTGAGCGATTAGCCCCTTATGTATGTTATTAGATAATCAGTCCGTCTAACATATGGATTGTTCTGTCAGTAATCCTGGCCAAGCCTTCGTCATGAGTGACTATAACAAAAGTCTGTTCAAATCTATCCCGAAGGTCAAAAAACAACTGATGCAATTCATCTTTATTACGAGTATCCAAACTGCCGGAAGGTTCATCAGCCAGAATCACTGAAGGATGATTAACCAGAGCACGAGCAACAGCAACCCGCTGTTTTTCTCCTCCTGAAAGCTCATTCGGTTTATGAGTGGAGCGTTCTGCTAATCCCATAAAGTCTAAAATCTCTTTAGCTCTTGAGGTCGCTTCTTTGGTAGATATTCCAGCAATAAATGCCGGGATCATAACATTCTCAAGAGCGGTGAATTCCGGTAACAGTTGGTGAAACTGAAAAACAAATCCAATATGCTTATTACGGAATGAAGCCAATTCCTTTTCTTTCATTCGGTTAATTTCCAGACCGTTCATATTTACTATTCCCGCATCAGGCTTATCCAGCGTTCCCATAATCTGAAGCAAAGTTGTCTTCCCAGCGCCACTAGGACCAACAATACTCACCACTTCACCTTTGGCTATTTCCAAATCAATACCTTTTAGTACTTGAAGATCACCAAAGCTCTTAGTTATTCCTTCTAATTTTATCATCATGTTCTAATTCTTTTTATCACAGATTCTGCCTAATGCATCCGAAAACTGCCAGCGTATAACTTGCTATTCAGGTTGTAGGTACCATCCCTTGTTCTTCAACGATTAAGAACGCTCTATTTTTTTTACCCAGTAAAAGCAGTTCATTGTTCTCTACTATACCACTAACTCTTCTTAAACCATTTATAAAACCACTGCCCCATCTTGTCATAATTCAGAGATTCATTGTGTCCACGAGGATCTGAAAATGTTATATTTTCCTGAGGATCTCCATACTGATCCGGATAAATAATCAATAAACTATTATTGGAGAAGTATTTAGATAGTTGAGAAGGTAGACGTTCAAATGAAATATCATAAGATATTGACCCTTTACGGGCACTGACAATTACTAGAAGATGATCAAAGTTTACCTGTCCGGTAAGTAAAAGCAGGTCATTCCAGTCGGCCAGTTCTGTATACTCACTTCTTATCCCCTTGAATCTTTTACTGATTAATACCTTGAGACAATCCAACGTCTGGGGATGCGAAAAGAAGTGTACCCTACAGCCCAGCTGATCGCCCATACGACAAATCTGATTTACCCATCTCGTAAATCCGGCTTCATACTCTGCTTTTGGAGGAACTGCGACAATAATCCGACGAAGTGTATTAACAGGCATCAAACATTTTGCAATCATAACCTGCCGATGAGTATTTTTTAGTAAGTTTTCAGCAGTCAATCCAAAGAATGAATCCACGATATTTAACTTACGGTGAAGACCAATCACGATATCAGACACATTATATTCTTTGATGGTGTGGATAATACCAGATGCAATATTCAAATCGTATCTACTAACCGTATGCATCTCAACTTCTGCAGCAGCTGCAATCATAGCTGATTTCTCCAGATATTTTTCACCCTGAGCTTGTTTAACTTTTGAGCTATGATGATCATTTACTACGTTCAAAGCAATTAGCCCATCTTTTCTCTTAGGATTTTTAAAAATCAATGCAAGATTGACAAGATTCACAATTGTGTCCGGATTTGATATTGGGATCAGAATATTCTCGTCTGTTTTTATTTCGCCAGTCTTTTCATGGGATTCATTATTCATTGCAATATTTCGCGCAGCGCGTTCGGTTACAAAAGAACTTATAATACAAGTGACAAGAATCATTATTACCGTTCCATTCAGAACATCGTCATTTAACAATCGTTCTCCGTTACTCATGATAATTCCGTGCCCAATCAATACAGCAGCGAGTGATGCAGCTACCTTTGCGCTGCTTAATCCAAACATGATTCTCCTGTCATTGGTATTCATTCTAAAAATCTTCTGAGTAATCCCCGCAGAGATCCATTTACTAATTGTGGGTACAATAGTAATCACAGCTGCAACCTTAAGCGCATCTCCCCCTGTAAAGAAACTACCTACATTAATCATCATCCCTACTCCAATAAGGAAGTAAGGTATAAAAAGAGCATTACCTACAAATTCCACATGATTCATTAACGGAGAAACATGTGGTATCAAACGATTAAAAACTAATCCTACTAAGAAAGCGCCCAGAATTCCTTCCAGACCGGCCAATTCCATAATCCCCCCTCCAAGAAAGAGCATAGCCAGGACAAAAACATACTGCATTACATTATCTTCGTACTGGCGAAAGAACCATCTTCCTATTCTGGGGAAAAAGAAAATAATAACAAAACTGGTCAATGCAATCTTAGCAAGAAGTATAACCCAGAACAAAGAATCAACTGTTCCCTTAAACATTCCTGCAATTACTACCAGAACAAACAATGCAAGAGTGACAGTTATTGCTGTGCCTCCAACCGTAATATTAACGCTTTTTAAACGACTAAGTCCATAACGGCTAATTATAGGATAAGCAATTAACGTATGAGAGGCAAACATACTGGCGAGTAAGATCGAGGTAAATAATCCATAGTTTAGAAGGGTCATTCCACTGAAAACACCTAATAACATAGGAACTGTAAAGGTTATCAATCCAAAAATAAAAGCTTTATCCTTGTTCTTCTTAAAATCAGCCATATCCATTTCAAGACCAGCAAGAAACATGATATAATACAGGCCTACTTTACCAAACAACTCAAAGCTACTATCACGTTCCAGGATATTAAAGCCATGTCCGCCAATAATCACACCGGCCAATATCATTCCTATTATATGAGGAATATGCAAACGGTCCAATAATATCGGGGCAAAAAGAATTATTGTCAGTACTAAGAAAAAGATCCAAGTAGGATCCGTTATAGGTAGTTGTAAACTTAAGTCAAACAAATGCATAGGCTGAGGATATTATTTAAATTGCATTTCTTACGCAAAAGAACAAAAAAAACAGGAAATAACAAAGAAGAGTTTTCAAAAAGAATTCTGTGAACAGAATTCTCTGAAAAAGGCAACAACATTCATCTGACCAGCGCGAAGGGAATTTTATATCTTTTCATTTCGCCGGTTGTGTTATGAATCTCAATATAGGCTATATAAAGACCTACCCGACACATATTCGAATTCTGTTCTTTTCCATCCCATTCAATCGTTCCATCGGCTGATAATTCATTATTCTGAACCAGGGAGCAAATTTCACGTCCAGATGCCTCAAAGATTCTGATATTAGCCATAAACCCTTCCTTTGAAAGCGAATAATGAATTTGTAGCTTATTATTTTCACTATCTGTTGGCGAAAAAGAGTTTTTCTCCAACCAGAAATTCGCATTGACACCAGAGGTTGTTTGTTCAGTACATCTATTGGGAAGTCCCGGCGTTCCATATCCAGATAAGAAAGCGGCAGAGGCCCAGTTTAAAGGATCAGTAGAAATAAGTCCTGGTGCTTTTTTCTCTAAAGAAACTCCACGTTTGTCTTCCAATAAAGTGGTATGCATAGATTCAGAATAGGCCATTTCATCGAGCAAATCTCCCTGATCCGATAAAAGAAATAAAGTGCCCTTTTCTTTGGAAAAATCAGGGAATTCGGGTATTTCCACCCCATGAGAAGCATCACAGTTGTATTGTGATGAAACAACAGCCTTCCTTTTAGTAAAAAACGCATCGGAATGCTGAGGAAAGCTCACCGGATATTTACTCAAAGCAATAGGCAAAGAATGAGTTCCATCGTCTTTCAGGAAAGAAAGATATAGTTGATTATAGGATAATATTTTATCTGAAATATTCGATAATTCAATATAGGCAGCTCCTCCTTCACGAGGATTGAAGAGAATCTCATTAAAAAGAACATCGCCAGCCTCTATCTTTTCAGGAAGCAATGTTTGCAACTCAATGGGGGCCAGCAACTGATTTCCTGAAGCATCTAATAAATCATGCAATTCAAAATCGGTCTTTTCACCGGCCTTCAAAGGAGATTTCAAGACTAGTTTTACATTTCTTCCACGAGGATAGTCTGGTATCGCCTCAGCAAATGAGAGACCTTCCTCCTTACTGCTATAATTATTTAGTTTAGCAAGAGATGAAACATTCATCGGCTTACTGAAATTTAGAACAAGTGTATCCGGAGATTGCAAGAAAAAAGAGAGAACTATAATAGAATTCTTATCCGGGAAACTATTTCTCACAGAATTTACAGCTCCGGGAGTTCCTCCCTTAGCATCATTAGTCGCTTGCCAGTTGGATGCATCATTTGAAAGATTATTCGGATCAATACATTCTAATGAATATCCCCCCTCTTTCTTATTGCTATCATTGTACCAGGAATCAGAATATTCCACCCAGGAAATCAGATTTCCCTGTGCATTCTCGAGCCAAAGAAGTTTTCCTGTATTCAGCAATGTAGGAAAAGAAGGAACCCCTGTAACGGATATTCCACTTGCTGTCCAAAGGTCTTTATATTTTTGATTGCAAAGAATGGCATATTTCTTTGATTCTATAGTTATTTCAGGAAGCGAATACCGTTTCCCATCATAATAGAATACACTATTCTTGAGAGAAACAAGCGAATCTGTCCGATTATATAATTCGATATATTCAGACTCAGGAAGTCCATTAACATTATTAGGGTTTGCCATTATCTCATTAAAGACAACAGAGCCAAAGCCTGGAGATGGCGTTTCAGACAGGTGATCAGAGAATATTACGCCGGGTAATTGACCGGCAACTTGTGTAGTTTCACCGTTTGGTAATGTACTGAACAAACTGACGTCCCCTTTCCAAATTGAATTTAAACTAAAAATTCCACCCAAGAAAGATTCATTGACATGTGAAAAACAGCAGAAAGAGTATAAAAAACAGATAATAAATGTAATTCTTTTCATTAGATCTAGATTTATATTGCAAAATGTTATACTTTTGCAGTCAAATACATACCAGTTGTAAAGGTATGACAAAAAAGGTATTAATTACAACAAAAAGAAAAGAAAAGATGAAAGTAGCTATCGTTGGCGTTAGTGGAGCCGTTGGACAAGAGTTCCTTCGTGTGCTCGATGAAAGAAATTTCCCTATGGATGAATTAGTATTATTCGGTTCCAAACGTAGCGCCGGAAGTAAATACACTTTCCGCGGTAAGGAAATCGAGGTCAAACTATTGCAACACAACGATGATTTTAAAGGTGTAGATATCGCCTTTACTTCAGCCGGAGGCGGTACTTCATTGGACTTTGCAGAGACTATTACTAAATATGGTGCTGTAATGATTGACAATTCCAGTGCTTTTCGTATGGAAAAAGA encodes:
- a CDS encoding lamin tail domain-containing protein, which codes for MFSTLPNGETTQVAGQLPGVIFSDHLSETPSPGFGSVVFNEIMANPNNVNGLPESEYIELYNRTDSLVSLKNSVFYYDGKRYSLPEITIESKKYAILCNQKYKDLWTASGISVTGVPSFPTLLNTGKLLWLENAQGNLISWVEYSDSWYNDSNKKEGGYSLECIDPNNLSNDASNWQATNDAKGGTPGAVNSVRNSFPDKNSIIVLSFFLQSPDTLVLNFSKPMNVSSLAKLNNYSSKEEGLSFAEAIPDYPRGRNVKLVLKSPLKAGEKTDFELHDLLDASGNQLLAPIELQTLLPEKIEAGDVLFNEILFNPREGGAAYIELSNISDKILSYNQLYLSFLKDDGTHSLPIALSKYPVSFPQHSDAFFTKRKAVVSSQYNCDASHGVEIPEFPDFSKEKGTLFLLSDQGDLLDEMAYSESMHTTLLEDKRGVSLEKKAPGLISTDPLNWASAAFLSGYGTPGLPNRCTEQTTSGVNANFWLEKNSFSPTDSENNKLQIHYSLSKEGFMANIRIFEASGREICSLVQNNELSADGTIEWDGKEQNSNMCRVGLYIAYIEIHNTTGEMKRYKIPFALVR
- a CDS encoding cation:proton antiporter, which produces MHLFDLSLQLPITDPTWIFFLVLTIILFAPILLDRLHIPHIIGMILAGVIIGGHGFNILERDSSFELFGKVGLYYIMFLAGLEMDMADFKKNKDKAFIFGLITFTVPMLLGVFSGMTLLNYGLFTSILLASMFASHTLIAYPIISRYGLSRLKSVNITVGGTAITVTLALFVLVVIAGMFKGTVDSLFWVILLAKIALTSFVIIFFFPRIGRWFFRQYEDNVMQYVFVLAMLFLGGGIMELAGLEGILGAFLVGLVFNRLIPHVSPLMNHVEFVGNALFIPYFLIGVGMMINVGSFFTGGDALKVAAVITIVPTISKWISAGITQKIFRMNTNDRRIMFGLSSAKVAASLAAVLIGHGIIMSNGERLLNDDVLNGTVIMILVTCIISSFVTERAARNIAMNNESHEKTGEIKTDENILIPISNPDTIVNLVNLALIFKNPKRKDGLIALNVVNDHHSSKVKQAQGEKYLEKSAMIAAAAEVEMHTVSRYDLNIASGIIHTIKEYNVSDIVIGLHRKLNIVDSFFGLTAENLLKNTHRQVMIAKCLMPVNTLRRIIVAVPPKAEYEAGFTRWVNQICRMGDQLGCRVHFFSHPQTLDCLKVLISKRFKGIRSEYTELADWNDLLLLTGQVNFDHLLVIVSARKGSISYDISFERLPSQLSKYFSNNSLLIIYPDQYGDPQENITFSDPRGHNESLNYDKMGQWFYKWFKKS
- a CDS encoding helix-hairpin-helix domain-containing protein, with the translated sequence MWKDFFYFTKTERTGFYVLVGLIGVAFLIYWVFSVSNLSTKVSEQIDETTYKKFLASVHQRDKNWNFNDYYIHKKQEIILAPFDPNTADSITFVRLGIRPYIARNILHYRAKGGKFRTPESFAKVYGLSPEQFKLLKPYITIGDNYLKKADSLRQFMAKTERDTLRFYKYPEGTVISLDEADTTELKKIPGIGSGTAKRIIAYRQQLGGFYKVSQLQEISHLSAELNKWFFIKKEPIHRINLNKFNIERLTSHPYINFYQAKVIVDYRKQRGVLKSLKELSLYEEFTSKDFERLAPYVCY
- a CDS encoding ABC transporter ATP-binding protein — translated: MIKLEGITKSFGDLQVLKGIDLEIAKGEVVSIVGPSGAGKTTLLQIMGTLDKPDAGIVNMNGLEINRMKEKELASFRNKHIGFVFQFHQLLPEFTALENVMIPAFIAGISTKEATSRAKEILDFMGLAERSTHKPNELSGGEKQRVAVARALVNHPSVILADEPSGSLDTRNKDELHQLFFDLRDRFEQTFVIVTHDEGLARITDRTIHMLDGLII